From Synoicihabitans lomoniglobus, the proteins below share one genomic window:
- a CDS encoding glycosyltransferase family 2 protein, with protein sequence MKPPRPIAAPVPGDGAPVTLSVIVPFHRGFGQLKQTLRALRGQTYPRSAFEIIAINNDPDEVTLPPLQAEFPDVRWLQEEEVGSYCARNRGVAAARGEWLAFTDSDCVPTPAWLAEGVRMIRDSDCDLFGGRVDYIDPKGRSKNAAEWLEEEFTLLHKQRWLVENLGVVATANLFARRSLFERVGGFNPRLMSFGDGDWTRRAKASGARLGYADTALTLHPRRSRVAELLTKTLRTEGDRINFMRCHGATWRMHLVQLWRNSALDPRSYVRAWRAGGEVSLGMRLKIVSLMLYLSGRSTVEKLRVLLRGKPIRG encoded by the coding sequence ATGAAACCGCCCCGCCCAATTGCGGCACCGGTCCCGGGTGACGGCGCTCCGGTCACGTTGTCGGTCATCGTTCCGTTTCACCGTGGGTTTGGACAACTCAAGCAAACCCTGCGGGCCTTGCGCGGGCAGACCTACCCGCGGAGTGCGTTTGAAATCATCGCCATCAACAATGATCCCGACGAGGTGACGTTGCCTCCGTTGCAGGCCGAGTTCCCGGATGTGCGATGGCTGCAGGAAGAGGAGGTCGGCTCTTACTGCGCCCGTAATCGCGGGGTGGCGGCAGCTCGTGGCGAATGGCTGGCCTTCACCGATTCCGATTGTGTGCCGACCCCGGCGTGGCTGGCTGAAGGGGTTCGTATGATCCGCGATTCCGACTGCGACCTTTTTGGGGGGCGCGTGGATTATATCGACCCGAAAGGACGATCCAAAAATGCGGCGGAGTGGTTGGAGGAGGAATTCACTTTGTTGCACAAACAGCGCTGGCTGGTCGAAAATCTCGGGGTGGTGGCCACGGCCAATTTGTTCGCCCGCCGGTCACTCTTCGAGCGGGTCGGAGGGTTCAATCCCCGACTGATGTCCTTCGGCGATGGCGACTGGACGCGACGCGCGAAGGCCAGTGGGGCCCGGTTGGGCTATGCTGATACCGCCCTGACCCTCCACCCGCGCCGATCGCGGGTGGCGGAGTTGTTGACCAAGACGCTGAGAACCGAAGGCGACCGCATCAATTTCATGCGCTGCCATGGCGCGACGTGGCGCATGCACCTGGTGCAACTCTGGCGAAACTCAGCGCTCGATCCGCGATCGTATGTGCGGGCTTGGCGAGCCGGTGGGGAAGTTTCCCTTGGGATGCGACTGAAAATCGTGAGCCTGATGTTGTATCTCTCAGGACGATCCACGGTGGAAAAACTGCGCGTGCTGCTACGCGGCAAACCGATCCGGGGTTAG
- a CDS encoding glycosyltransferase family A protein has protein sequence MITLITPTTGHPRLREAVRSVQRQTQPDIRHLVVIDGEARRAAAEAILAEVNFTGQIMVVPEITGGEGFNGHLIYLTVPFLVKTEFVALLDEDNTFEPDHFSRLLSLCDEHRLDWAYSLRQVFADSGERLRDDCQSLGFWPAYAGAYHHIDTSCYFVRREVWKRGIAVWDRPFKPEVRSPDQAFCGWLMHHYPRGYTSGHYTMNYWLGSNGSGGAEAEERRLDYFRVGNAVQAEVYRHFPWRYGVPGTDVPYGNMSVSCRDSQLARKFQSLVQDLRRPGETSAVEKVVPPR, from the coding sequence ATGATCACGCTCATCACCCCCACGACCGGACACCCGCGACTGCGCGAAGCGGTGCGCAGTGTCCAACGCCAAACTCAGCCCGATATCCGCCACCTCGTGGTGATCGACGGTGAAGCGCGTCGGGCGGCTGCCGAGGCCATTTTGGCGGAGGTCAATTTCACCGGACAGATCATGGTGGTGCCCGAGATCACCGGTGGCGAGGGGTTCAACGGCCATCTCATCTACCTGACGGTGCCGTTTTTGGTGAAGACCGAATTCGTCGCGTTGTTGGATGAGGACAACACGTTCGAGCCCGACCATTTTTCGCGACTGTTGAGTTTGTGCGACGAGCATCGCCTGGACTGGGCGTATTCCCTGCGTCAGGTGTTTGCCGATTCCGGCGAGCGGCTGCGGGACGATTGCCAGAGTCTCGGTTTTTGGCCGGCTTATGCGGGAGCCTATCATCACATCGACACCAGTTGTTATTTCGTGCGGCGGGAGGTGTGGAAGCGTGGCATCGCCGTTTGGGACCGACCGTTTAAGCCCGAGGTGCGCAGTCCGGACCAAGCCTTTTGCGGCTGGTTGATGCACCATTACCCACGCGGTTACACCAGCGGTCACTATACGATGAACTATTGGCTCGGCTCCAACGGCAGTGGCGGGGCGGAGGCGGAGGAACGCCGGCTGGACTACTTTCGCGTGGGCAATGCGGTGCAGGCCGAAGTTTACCGTCATTTCCCGTGGCGTTACGGCGTGCCCGGAACCGACGTCCCGTATGGTAACATGTCGGTGTCGTGCCGCGACTCGCAGTTGGCGCGCAAGTTTCAATCCCTAGTGCAGGACCTTCGCCGACCGGGTGAGACGAGTGCGGTCGAGAAGGTGGTTCCGCCGCGATGA
- a CDS encoding ADOP family duplicated permease encodes MLRPALQRLVAAPGFTVTTLLILLLGIGVNVCMFSVVDALIYRQAPYPRAEELVLLSRHTRTDRTKEFTAAEFRDLQDQLGETASTFAFSRHRATLSVDAQSDEHVDTVLGTPELLATLETAPQIGRTFTVADVANGRSDVALISHAFWQQRFGMDPHIIGRVVRLDDEPVTLIGVLPAAFAWPKLWGTVQIWRPVDLTVAAWAEHPSREFSLIARLRADTPRTQIEAALDTLATTQRANYPQRYPHPFRFQAEPLQIALTHRLTGQVSWLLTGLAGFVLLIACANLANLQLARSSERTKEFAIRLALGSSRRQLLRDQLMEPLLLAVGGGLLGLGLAAWLNQEIARRLLVRGSAQPLALELNAPIISAALLLALLTGLAFGLGPAWMSTRIDPNSALKSQGRSSSGNRQARRTRHALIVVEIALALILLGGAATMQRGFANFTTQDPGWDANHVLSVPLPLAATTYATRAQRLQLFELLEYELPRLPGVAEAAVSTSLPTFGYSSERRVLVPGQDPTNAENLPVAFHVVVSSRYFATLGLAPVQGQTFRSHIGPTDPRVVVINVALARRLWPHENPIGQKLASMENNVPVWAEVIGVVGDVQTVASLDERATPFTVYKPIAHENWDWVLLALRSDRPAAQIEPVRQALHRLAPGLLAENLATTDQLLERSLHNLKIAAHILNLFGLLGVGLATVGIYGVVAHLVAQRTHEFGIRMALGARPRDIVILVMRQGARLIAVGVVLGLAGAVALNVVLHRLMPRFTEIDPLALLGVAVFLSAVALVACLVPARRVTRVHPSVALHED; translated from the coding sequence GTGCTTCGCCCCGCTCTACAACGTCTGGTTGCCGCCCCCGGGTTCACCGTCACCACTTTGCTGATACTGCTCCTCGGCATCGGGGTAAACGTGTGCATGTTCAGCGTGGTCGACGCCCTGATCTATCGACAGGCCCCCTACCCCCGGGCCGAGGAACTCGTGCTCCTTTCGCGCCACACCCGGACGGATCGCACGAAGGAATTCACCGCGGCGGAATTTCGTGATTTGCAGGATCAGCTGGGCGAAACCGCGTCGACTTTCGCCTTTTCGCGGCACCGCGCCACGTTGTCGGTGGATGCGCAATCGGACGAACACGTCGACACCGTGCTCGGCACGCCGGAGCTCCTGGCCACCCTCGAGACCGCGCCGCAGATCGGTCGGACCTTCACGGTCGCGGATGTGGCAAATGGACGCAGCGATGTCGCGCTGATCAGTCACGCTTTTTGGCAACAACGCTTTGGCATGGATCCCCATATCATCGGGCGCGTGGTGCGGCTTGACGACGAACCCGTCACCCTCATCGGCGTCTTGCCCGCCGCGTTCGCGTGGCCCAAATTGTGGGGAACCGTGCAAATCTGGCGGCCCGTGGATCTCACCGTCGCGGCGTGGGCCGAACACCCCTCGCGCGAATTCTCCCTGATTGCCCGGCTGCGCGCGGACACCCCTCGCACGCAAATCGAGGCGGCGCTCGACACCCTCGCCACCACCCAACGTGCGAATTATCCGCAGCGCTACCCCCACCCGTTTCGTTTTCAAGCCGAGCCACTGCAAATCGCGCTGACCCACCGCCTCACCGGCCAGGTTTCCTGGTTGCTGACCGGACTCGCGGGCTTCGTGCTCCTCATCGCCTGCGCCAACCTCGCGAACCTCCAGCTCGCCCGATCGAGCGAACGCACCAAGGAATTTGCCATTCGTCTGGCCCTGGGTTCGAGCCGACGACAACTACTGCGTGACCAGCTCATGGAACCGCTGCTGCTGGCGGTCGGCGGCGGATTACTCGGCCTCGGGCTGGCCGCCTGGCTCAACCAGGAAATCGCCCGGCGACTGCTCGTGCGCGGGTCGGCTCAGCCCTTGGCGCTGGAACTGAATGCGCCGATCATCTCCGCCGCCTTGCTCCTCGCGCTGCTCACCGGCCTGGCCTTTGGCCTCGGGCCGGCGTGGATGAGCACCCGGATCGACCCGAACTCCGCGCTCAAAAGCCAGGGACGCTCGTCCTCCGGCAATCGTCAGGCCCGCCGGACGCGTCACGCGCTCATCGTGGTCGAAATCGCGCTCGCGCTCATTCTGTTGGGCGGAGCCGCCACCATGCAGCGCGGCTTCGCCAATTTCACCACCCAAGATCCCGGATGGGATGCGAACCACGTGCTGAGCGTGCCGCTGCCCCTGGCCGCAACCACCTACGCGACCCGAGCTCAACGTCTCCAGCTGTTCGAGCTGCTCGAATACGAACTGCCGCGGCTGCCGGGCGTCGCCGAAGCGGCCGTATCCACGTCGCTGCCCACCTTCGGCTACTCCAGTGAGCGACGGGTGCTGGTGCCGGGACAGGATCCGACCAACGCTGAGAACCTCCCGGTGGCGTTTCACGTGGTCGTATCGTCCCGCTACTTCGCCACGCTCGGGTTGGCGCCGGTCCAGGGCCAAACATTTCGATCCCATATCGGGCCCACCGATCCGCGCGTCGTGGTCATCAACGTTGCTCTGGCCCGCCGACTTTGGCCGCACGAAAATCCCATCGGCCAAAAACTCGCGAGTATGGAGAACAATGTGCCGGTCTGGGCCGAGGTCATTGGCGTGGTCGGCGACGTGCAGACCGTCGCGTCACTCGACGAGCGGGCGACGCCGTTCACCGTCTACAAGCCCATAGCCCACGAAAATTGGGATTGGGTGCTGCTCGCGCTCCGGAGCGATCGACCCGCCGCTCAAATCGAACCGGTGCGCCAGGCCCTCCACCGCCTCGCCCCCGGACTCTTGGCGGAAAATCTGGCCACCACCGATCAACTGCTGGAGCGGAGCCTGCACAACCTGAAAATTGCCGCCCATATTCTGAATCTGTTCGGCCTGCTCGGGGTGGGACTGGCCACGGTGGGGATCTACGGCGTGGTGGCCCACCTCGTCGCGCAGCGCACGCACGAGTTCGGCATCCGCATGGCGTTGGGGGCCCGCCCCCGCGATATTGTCATCCTCGTCATGCGCCAAGGTGCTCGTCTCATCGCCGTGGGGGTGGTGCTGGGTCTGGCCGGGGCCGTCGCACTCAATGTGGTTTTGCATCGCCTCATGCCGCGGTTTACTGAAATCGATCCCCTTGCCCTGCTCGGCGTGGCGGTCTTTTTATCGGCGGTGGCCTTGGTCGCCTGCCTCGTGCCCGCCCGTCGTGTTACCCGCGTCCACCCCTCGGTCGCGTTGCACGAAGATTAG